From Vreelandella neptunia, the proteins below share one genomic window:
- a CDS encoding glycosyltransferase family 2 protein: MKLSLVVPVFNEEAMLALFYRTVRESEALAPYDVEIVLVNDGSTDTTIEIAQQLVATDEMIVLVDFSRNFGKEPALFAGLSYATGDAVIPIDVDLQDPIDVIPKLVERWQQGADVVLAKRVDRRQDGFLKRLSAEGFYRFHNSISTPKIEENVGDFRLMSRPVVDSILQMPERNLFMKGVLSWVGYKTDVVSYERAARAAGSTKFNGWKLWNLAVEGITSFSTVPLRIWTYLGLGVALFSFIYAAWLVMGKIIWGNPVPGYPSLMTAILFLGGVQLVGIGVLGEYIGRIYIEVKQRPRYVVKRVLGKSISDYNDTIDS, translated from the coding sequence ATGAAACTGTCGTTAGTAGTGCCAGTTTTCAACGAAGAGGCGATGCTGGCGCTCTTCTATCGCACTGTTCGTGAAAGTGAGGCGCTAGCTCCGTACGATGTTGAAATTGTACTTGTGAATGATGGTAGCACCGATACCACAATTGAGATTGCTCAGCAGCTTGTGGCAACCGATGAAATGATAGTGCTGGTCGATTTTTCCCGTAACTTTGGTAAGGAGCCCGCACTCTTTGCAGGGCTCTCTTATGCGACCGGTGATGCCGTTATTCCTATCGATGTCGACTTGCAGGATCCCATTGACGTCATCCCCAAACTGGTAGAAAGGTGGCAGCAGGGGGCCGACGTGGTGTTGGCTAAGCGTGTTGACCGCCGCCAGGATGGCTTTTTAAAACGCTTAAGCGCAGAGGGGTTTTACCGTTTCCACAACAGTATCAGCACCCCCAAAATTGAAGAAAATGTAGGTGATTTTCGGTTGATGTCTCGACCAGTGGTTGACTCGATTTTGCAGATGCCTGAGCGCAATCTGTTTATGAAGGGGGTGCTTTCCTGGGTAGGTTATAAAACCGATGTTGTTAGCTACGAACGTGCTGCACGCGCCGCTGGTAGTACTAAGTTTAATGGCTGGAAACTGTGGAACCTGGCGGTTGAAGGTATTACATCCTTTAGCACTGTGCCTTTAAGAATTTGGACTTATCTGGGATTAGGCGTTGCGTTGTTTTCTTTTATATACGCGGCGTGGTTGGTGATGGGAAAAATTATCTGGGGTAACCCTGTACCCGGCTATCCTTCGTTAATGACAGCCATTCTGTTTCTTGGCGGTGTTCAACTGGTGGGTATAGGCGTACTGGGTGAATATATAGGCCGTATTTATATAGAAGTGAAGCAACGTCCGCGTTATGTGGTGAAGCGTGTTCTGGGCAAGTCTATAAGCGACTATAACGACACCATAGATTCATAG
- a CDS encoding DUF6056 family protein, which yields MFGGALLGGFVVFMLAQHALVFPYHDDWGYATLTYTTEVGAGIGRHFTQFDLIRFLYSEYWNWSGRFFPFYLQINLFSWGIESVRVVQVFVLAVMVVSATAAARKGEPWHPVLLVPVVYLLALPEFVTTSGLYWFSASIAYVWGLALFGLATWRVARNGRLDWLATLLYALAALFHEQMAVAMPAFVLTYGVLQFLAQRSWEGAGLWLCRLCITIGAGALVIFAPGNFVRRAVSHYPHEGVVDTLLANVQVMNQLILHPEGRLALLAWLAAGIVYGALLFTRHAKTTFVAAGLSVGTLLLALPAWQGLTLFFPALLLLFGVVLMLGVWWHRVPVAIAAAFFAAVASLVLLLLAPVVASRALLTFYCLMLIPLTYAGALVFRFSPLLMVVVLMAFAVPAANKAGAVYEGYAQNAPTHQLNGAKLLAAGMEAEVGRVPDQLVLYRLPNDRFAETMPYQRELVETWMRRYYQVPEGVNIEWQAPLDLRQ from the coding sequence GTGTTTGGCGGGGCGCTACTCGGTGGTTTTGTGGTGTTCATGCTTGCGCAGCATGCGCTGGTGTTTCCTTATCACGATGACTGGGGGTACGCCACGCTAACGTATACCACCGAGGTGGGGGCTGGTATTGGGCGCCATTTTACCCAATTCGATTTAATCCGCTTTTTGTACAGTGAATACTGGAACTGGTCAGGCCGATTTTTCCCCTTCTATCTGCAAATTAATCTATTTTCCTGGGGAATTGAGTCTGTAAGGGTTGTACAAGTTTTTGTACTTGCCGTGATGGTGGTGAGTGCAACCGCGGCTGCTCGAAAAGGGGAGCCATGGCATCCGGTATTACTGGTGCCTGTTGTTTACCTATTGGCGTTGCCAGAATTTGTCACTACTAGTGGCTTGTATTGGTTTTCTGCTTCAATCGCTTATGTTTGGGGTTTGGCGCTGTTTGGTTTGGCAACCTGGCGTGTTGCTCGCAATGGACGGCTGGACTGGTTAGCTACGCTGCTTTATGCGTTGGCCGCTTTATTTCATGAGCAAATGGCTGTTGCTATGCCAGCCTTTGTTTTGACCTATGGCGTGCTGCAGTTTTTAGCCCAACGGAGCTGGGAGGGCGCAGGTCTGTGGTTGTGTCGGCTGTGCATCACTATTGGTGCAGGGGCGTTGGTTATTTTTGCTCCAGGTAATTTTGTGCGTCGTGCAGTCTCTCATTACCCCCATGAAGGGGTCGTTGATACACTCTTAGCTAATGTTCAAGTGATGAACCAGCTAATATTGCATCCTGAGGGGCGCTTGGCGCTATTAGCCTGGCTAGCTGCAGGTATAGTTTATGGAGCCTTGCTGTTCACTCGCCATGCTAAAACTACCTTTGTGGCTGCAGGCTTGAGTGTTGGAACGCTATTGCTGGCATTACCCGCTTGGCAGGGGTTAACGTTATTTTTCCCAGCTTTGTTGTTACTATTCGGCGTTGTATTAATGCTGGGAGTTTGGTGGCATCGTGTTCCTGTTGCTATTGCTGCTGCGTTCTTTGCAGCGGTTGCCTCTTTGGTGCTGCTGCTGTTGGCACCAGTGGTTGCTTCCCGTGCACTACTGACTTTTTACTGCTTAATGTTAATACCGCTTACTTATGCGGGTGCCTTGGTATTTCGTTTTAGTCCTCTATTAATGGTGGTGGTATTGATGGCATTTGCTGTGCCCGCAGCCAATAAAGCTGGGGCGGTTTATGAGGGGTATGCCCAAAATGCCCCGACCCATCAACTCAATGGGGCTAAGTTGTTGGCAGCAGGTATGGAGGCTGAAGTGGGGAGGGTACCTGACCAACTGGTTTTGTATCGGCTACCGAATGATCGCTTTGCTGAAACAATGCCTTACCAGCGTGAGCTGGTCGAAACGTGGATGCGGCGTTACTACCAAGTACCAGAAGGGGTGAACATTGAATGGCAAGCGCCCCTGGACTTGAGACAATAG
- a CDS encoding GtrA family protein: MLVQRFSRYLSIGVINTLLHWVVFLLLNLGLGISQSWSNLLAFAVAVTFSFFANARFTFQAKATPLRYLLFTCAMGLLSFLIGVTADVLALAPVITLVVFSGLSLVLGFVYSQFFVFKERT; encoded by the coding sequence ATGCTGGTGCAGCGTTTTTCCCGTTATCTCAGTATTGGTGTCATTAATACGCTACTGCATTGGGTCGTATTTCTACTGTTGAACCTTGGCCTGGGTATTTCTCAATCCTGGAGTAATTTGTTGGCTTTCGCTGTGGCCGTCACGTTCTCTTTTTTTGCCAATGCGCGCTTTACCTTCCAAGCCAAAGCGACGCCACTAAGGTACTTATTGTTTACTTGCGCTATGGGCTTGCTTAGCTTTTTAATCGGCGTTACTGCTGATGTATTAGCATTGGCACCAGTAATAACTTTAGTAGTTTTTTCTGGTTTAAGTCTAGTGCTGGGTTTTGTTTATTCACAGTTTTTTGTCTTTAAGGAGCGTACATGA